One Hermetia illucens chromosome 4, iHerIll2.2.curated.20191125, whole genome shotgun sequence DNA segment encodes these proteins:
- the LOC119653500 gene encoding homeotic protein female sterile-like isoform X2, with protein sequence MQQRVTETTATTVVPDLLQKNTMDPKVPPPRIEPTVEPVNGIVQPPVVPPPERPGRNTNQIQYLLKTVMKAVWKHQFSWPFQQPVDAKKLNLPDYHKIIKQPMDLGTIKKRLENNYYWSAKECIQDFNTMFANCYVYNKPGEDVVVMAQTLEKLFLSKIEGMPKEEVELEPQAPKGAKKKPPRPATGAVPAGPRGRPSSALGGTVSSTGPVTPVGATAIPAIPPIGTVPPQTIPGSTNTTTTAVAPAPVPALGAVAGAVPPVQAGAASAAHNTIPGAPGGAAAQPSVVVNPSILPSSQGGTTAVPPYHVNSTQPSAMDAVIPPQQPAKMRKGIKRKADTTTPTANAFESPYTAIDSKSAKIATRRESGRQELTPFQSSNYPMSPITGAPPGAPKNKEKLSDALKSCNEILKELFSKKHSGYAWPFYKPVDAELLGLHDYHDIIKKPMDLGTVKRKMDNREYKTAQEFASDVRLIFTNCYKYNPSDHDVVAMGRKLQDVFEMRYANIPDEPVTNTGFIKNESDSSSDESSDSEMESNSDEERSAKLKMLEAKLLDLQEEMRKLREEASVKKKAKKKMKEKKKQAAAAVTGGALPGAPGEMKVASELHSHATAHGANATKGITPAAAALNPAVSGSTGAAGIAPNATAAANNKGAKVKGQRGPKPGAPNATQTGKRAKSSNAAPGAPRGPGKKKPSQSMNFDSEEEDTAKPMSYDEKRQLSLDINKLPGDKLGRVVHIIQSREPSLRDSNPDEIEIDFETLKPSTLRELESYVASCLRKKPRKPYYKKPSGKSKDEQMAEKKQELEKRLQDVTGQLGTAKKAAKKDEAAKVDVVPSGRLSSSSSSSDSSSSSSSDSSSSDSSDSEAGVGRPPRKKKLKDSSSPSSSAPPTATTTTAPIVSQHQTSNAATTQQTSNNLLNNDTISNNNSNQSNNLSSPSLNNNNQQSQQSVTIPMTTTYTLPTSNNNNNTTTPQQNSNKLANVPNINNLPANTTIPLPNPSPSSTSSTSSQQKIMESTNSKRAASNSIDANFSGALATTSVTNSIVVASETSGSASRIDGVGIDSVAHQNPSPMGGNNGSGTGSGGMKVSASSAMPTKPIPSSLSTSMGSNGGGVVGGNNDLMASGHTASSSLLSMTSIGPNNKPTMQFDDPVEQSLASLEQPAIGGATKADMNNLQGNKLNSLPSSQAQQAVHKDLLAQMSSMFVKAEAGMNGNHLTLMQHLGLEGLNHFSMLEQGIQNNGFVGMDISGNNGLMDAMPQNGNGLLLPSMSGIPSIFDQLPHSINRNDSVLGGVLPQSLMHPLSTSASSGSKKEERLLITPKPIESMMPSPPDKKMTPPPDMKMAGANFAQAFKASNNEQNLKNASSWSSLASAGSPQNTPTANKSKPAMDSFQQFRNKAKEKMDRQKLLELQELRRSQKEAAEKELKRQQEQHKQNKHPELDNGRKSVHDPPTPGRVDDIKASPQGGGSPGAAVAQTDRSAAKRAELRRMEQERRRREAMAGQIDMNMQSDLMAAFEESL encoded by the exons ATGCAGCAGAGAGTAACCGAAACGACTGCCACTACTGTTGTT CCTGATTTACTCCAAAAAAACACAATGGACCCAAAAGTGCCCCCGCCCCGCATTGAGCCGACTGTAGAGCCGGTAAATGGCATTGTACAACCGCCTGTTGTGCCACCGCCTGAACGGCCAGGGCGAAATACAAATCAGATACAATATCTGCTTAAGACAGTAATGAAAGCTGTCTGGAAACATCAGTTTTCCTGGCCTTTTCAGCAGCCAGTCGACGCGAAAAAGTTGAACTTACCTGATTACCACAAAATCATTAAGCAACCAATGGACCTGGGAACAATAAAGAAGCGTTTGGAGAATAACTATTACTGGTCGGCGAAGGAATGTATTCAAGACTTCAATACAATGTTTGCCAATTGTTATGTTTATAATAAACCTGGCGAGGATGTTGTGGTTATGGCGCAAACTTTAGAGAAATTATTCCTGAGTAAAATTGAAGGTATGCCGAAGGAAGAAGTGGAGTTGGAACCGCAAGCGCCGAAAGGAGCGAAAAAGAAACCACCACGACCGGCGACGGGAGCGGTACCTGCAGGTCCACGTGGTCGTCCAAGCTCTGCACTGGGTGGAACAGTTTCGTCGACAGGGCCGGTTACCCCAGTAGGAGCAACAGCCATCCCAGCAATTCCACCAATTGGTACTGTTCCACCACAAACAATACCGGGTAGCACAAACACCACAACGACGGCGGTTGCGCCTGCCCCAGTGCCTGCATTGGGAGCGGTGGCTGGGGCTGTACCGCCGGTTCAAGCGGGAGCAGCAAGTGCAGCGCACAATACGATCCCCGGAGCACCTGGTGGTGCTGCAGCTCAACCATCCGTGGTGGTGAATCCTAGTATTCTGCCAAGCTCACAGGGTGGAACTACAGCTGTACCACCTTATCATGTAAATAGTACACAACCGTCTGCAATGGACGCCGTTATACCTCCTCAACAACCCGCCAAAATGCGTAAAGGCATTAAAAGAAAGGCAGACACAACAACGCCAACTGCAAATGCATTCGAATCGCCATATACAGCTATTGATTCAAAGAGCGCTAAGATAGCTACGAGAAGGGAATCTGGACGACAG GAATTGACGCCATTCCAATCATCGAACTACCCAATGTCACCAATAACAGGTGCTCCCCCTGGAGCAcctaaaaacaaagaaaagttATCAGATGCATTAAAGTCTTGCAATGAAATTCTGAAAGAACTGTTTTCTAAGAAGCATTCGGGTTACGCATGGCCTTTCTACAAACCAGTCGACGCAGAGTTGTTAGGACTGCATGATTATCACGATATCATCAAAAAACCGATGGATTTAGGAACAGTTAAGCGAAAAATGGATAACCGTGAATACAAAACCGCACAAGAATTTGCTTCTGACGTTCGGTTGATTTTCACCAATTGTTATAAATACAACCCATCAGATCATGATGTGGTTGCCATGGGGCGAAAGTTGCAAGATGTGTTTGAAATGCGATATGCGAATATTCCCGATGAGCCTGTAACAAATACTGGATTTATTAAAAACGAGAGTGATTCTTCATCAGATGAATCTAGTGACTCTGAAATGGAATCGAACTCGGATGAAGAGAGAAGTGCGAAGCTGAAAATGCTTGAAGCAAAATTGCTGGACTTACAGGAAGAAATGCGAAAACTTCGCGAAGAAGCGTCGGTTAAAAAGAAagccaaaaagaaaatgaaagagaagaaaaagcaAGCGGCAGCAGCTGTGACAGGCGGAGCGCTGCCTGGGGCACCTGGTGAAATGAAAGTTGCGAGTGAATTGCATAGTCATGCAACGGCACATGGTGCAAATGCCACAAAAGGCATAACGCCGGCAGCAGCTGCACTGAACCCAGCGGTTAGCGGTTCAACGGGGGCAGCTGGAATTGCGCCAAATGCAACTGCGGCAGCAAATAACAAAGGTGCTAAAGTGAAAGGTCAACGAGGTCCAAAGCCTGGTGCGCCGAATGCTACCCAAACGGGTAAACGAGCTAAATCGTCGAATGCGGCTCCGGGTGCACCTCGTGGACCGGGCAAGAAGAAACCAAGTCAATCTATGAACTTCGACTCAGAAGAAGAAGATACTGCCAAACCTATGTCATACGACGAGAAGCGGCAGCTTTCACTTGATATTAATAAACTGCCAG GTGACAAATTGGGCAGAGTTGTACACATCATACAAAGTCGTGAACCATCACTACGAGATTCGAATCcagatgaaattgaaattgatttcgAGACACTGAAACCATCAACATTACGTGAACTCGAAAGCTATGTTGCATCATGTCTTCGTAAAAAACCTCGTAAGCCCTACT ACAAAAAACCATCAGGAAAGTCGAAAGATGAACAAATGGCTGAGAAAAAACAAGAACTGGAAAAACGGCTGCAGGACGTAACTGGTCAGCTAGGCACAGCGAAAAAGGCGGCCAAGAAAG atgaagcagcaaaAGTAGACGTAGTACCTTCTGGTCGCTTGTCATCAAGTTCTAGCTCTAGcgattcatcatcatctagTTCAAGTGACAGCAGCTCTAGTGATTCAAGTGATAGTGAAGCAG GTGTCGGTCGACCACCcagaaagaaaaaattgaaagattCCAGTTCACCATCAAGTTCC GCCCCACCAACAGCGACCACCACAACAGCCCCAATTGTATCACAACACCAGACATCAAATGCAGCCACCACACAGCAAACAAGCAACAATCTTCTGAACAATGACACAATAAGTAATAACAACTCGAACCAATCTAATAACTTGTCATCACCTTCACTGAATAATAACAATCAACAATCACAACAATCGGTAACGATACCAATGACCACAACGTATACACTCCCAACatcaaataataacaacaatacgACGACACCACAACAAAATAGTAACAAATTAGCCAATGTcccaaatataaataatttgccGGCAAATACTACTATTCCTTTACCGAATCCGTCGCCATCTTCAACGTCGTCTACGTCCTCTCAACAAAAAATCATGGAATCCACGAACAGTAAACGTGCCGCTTCTAACAGCATAGATGCAAACTTTAGTGGTGCTTTGGCGACAACCAGTGTGACAAACTCAATAGTTGTGGCGTCAGAAACGTCAGGATCGGCAAGTAGAATAGATGGGGTTGGGATAGATTCCGTTGCGCATCAGAATCCATCCCCAATGGGTGGAAATAATGGGAGTGGGACCGGCAGCGGTGGTATGAAAGTCTCGGCATCGAGTGCAATGCCAACTAAACCGATACCGTCATCACTATCTACATCTATGGGCAGTAATGGGGGTGGTGTTGTTGGCGGTAACAACGATCTAATGGCAAGTGGGCACACAGCATCATCCTCCCTACTGTCCATGACTTCAATAGGACCAAATAATAAACCCACAATGCAATTTGATGATCCCGTTGAACAATCACTTGCATCTCTTGAACAGCCCGCAATAGGAGGAGCTACCAAGGCGGATATGAATAATCTTCAGGGAAACAAGTTGAATAGCCTTCCAAGTAGCCAGGCACAGCAGGCGGTCCATAAGGACCTGTTAGCGCAAATGTCTTCAATGTTTGTGAAGGCAGAGGCCGGTATGAACGGTAATCACTTGACTTTGATGCAGCATCTTGGTTTAGAAGGACTAAATCATTTCTCTATGCTAGAACAAGGTATTCAAAATAACGGTTTCGTTGGAATGGATATTAGTGGAAATAATGGTCTAATGGATGCAATGCCGCAGAACGGAAACGGTTTACTTCTACCAAGTATGTCGGGAATTCCATCGATATTTGACCAGTTGCCGCACAGTATAAATCGGAATGATAGTGTACTAGGTGGCGTATTACCTCAATCTCTGATGCATCCACTATCTACTTCGGCTAGTAGCGGttcgaaaaaagaagaaagacttTTAATAACTCCTAAACCAATCGAATCAATGATGCCTAGTCCTCCCGATAAGAAAATGACTCCACCTCCTGATATGAAAATGGCGGGAGCGAATTTCGCGCAAGCCTTCAAAGCATCGAACAAtgaacaaaatttgaagaatgCCAGTTCATGGTCGTCGCTGGCCTCAGCAGGTTCACCACAAAATACACCGACTGCAAACAAATCGAAACCGGCAATGGATTCATTTCAACAATTCCGGaataaagcaaaagaaaaaatggATCGACAAAAATTATTAGAATTGCAGGAGTTGAGGCGTAGTCAAAAGGAAGCGGCAGAAAAGGAATTGAAGAGGCAGCAAGAGCAACATAAACAAAATAAACATCCGGAATTGGATAATGGAAG GAAAAGTGTTCATGATCCCCCAACTCCTGGCCGTGTTGACGATATAAAAGCATCTCCTCAAGGCGGAGGATCGCCTGGAGCGGCGGTTGCACAAACAGATCGATCGGCCGCAAAAAGAGCAGAATTGCGTCGTATGGAACAAGAGAGGAGACGACGAGAAGCG ATGGCCGGTCAAATCGATATGAATATGCAGAGTGATTTAATGGCGGCGTTCGAAGAATCGCTGTAA
- the LOC119653500 gene encoding homeotic protein female sterile-like isoform X5 — translation MDPKVPPPRIEPTVEPVNGIVQPPVVPPPERPGRNTNQIQYLLKTVMKAVWKHQFSWPFQQPVDAKKLNLPDYHKIIKQPMDLGTIKKRLENNYYWSAKECIQDFNTMFANCYVYNKPGEDVVVMAQTLEKLFLSKIEGMPKEEVELEPQAPKGAKKKPPRPATGAVPAGPRGRPSSALGGTVSSTGPVTPVGATAIPAIPPIGTVPPQTIPGSTNTTTTAVAPAPVPALGAVAGAVPPVQAGAASAAHNTIPGAPGGAAAQPSVVVNPSILPSSQGGTTAVPPYHVNSTQPSAMDAVIPPQQPAKMRKGIKRKADTTTPTANAFESPYTAIDSKSAKIATRRESGRQVNKELTPFQSSNYPMSPITGAPPGAPKNKEKLSDALKSCNEILKELFSKKHSGYAWPFYKPVDAELLGLHDYHDIIKKPMDLGTVKRKMDNREYKTAQEFASDVRLIFTNCYKYNPSDHDVVAMGRKLQDVFEMRYANIPDEPVTNTGFIKNESDSSSDESSDSEMESNSDEERSAKLKMLEAKLLDLQEEMRKLREEASVKKKAKKKMKEKKKQAAAAVTGGALPGAPGEMKVASELHSHATAHGANATKGITPAAAALNPAVSGSTGAAGIAPNATAAANNKGAKVKGQRGPKPGAPNATQTGKRAKSSNAAPGAPRGPGKKKPSQSMNFDSEEEDTAKPMSYDEKRQLSLDINKLPGDKLGRVVHIIQSREPSLRDSNPDEIEIDFETLKPSTLRELESYVASCLRKKPRKPYYKKPSGKSKDEQMAEKKQELEKRLQDVTGQLGTAKKAAKKDEAAKVDVVPSGRLSSSSSSSDSSSSSSSDSSSSDSSDSEAGVGRPPRKKKLKDSSSPSSSAPPTATTTTAPIVSQHQTSNAATTQQTSNNLLNNDTISNNNSNQSNNLSSPSLNNNNQQSQQSVTIPMTTTYTLPTSNNNNNTTTPQQNSNKLANVPNINNLPANTTIPLPNPSPSSTSSTSSQQKIMESTNSKRAASNSIDANFSGALATTSVTNSIVVASETSGSASRIDGVGIDSVAHQNPSPMGGNNGSGTGSGGMKVSASSAMPTKPIPSSLSTSMGSNGGGVVGGNNDLMASGHTASSSLLSMTSIGPNNKPTMQFDDPVEQSLASLEQPAIGGATKADMNNLQGNKLNSLPSSQAQQAVHKDLLAQMSSMFVKAEAGMNGNHLTLMQHLGLEGLNHFSMLEQGIQNNGFVGMDISGNNGLMDAMPQNGNGLLLPSMSGIPSIFDQLPHSINRNDSVLGGVLPQSLMHPLSTSASSGSKKEERLLITPKPIESMMPSPPDKKMTPPPDMKMAGANFAQAFKASNNEQNLKNASSWSSLASAGSPQNTPTANKSKPAMDSFQQFRNKAKEKMDRQKLLELQELRRSQKEAAEKELKRQQEQHKQNKHPELDNGRKSVHDPPTPGRVDDIKASPQGGGSPGAAVAQTDRSAAKRAELRRMEQERRRREAMAGQIDMNMQSDLMAAFEESL, via the exons ATGGACCCAAAAGTGCCCCCGCCCCGCATTGAGCCGACTGTAGAGCCGGTAAATGGCATTGTACAACCGCCTGTTGTGCCACCGCCTGAACGGCCAGGGCGAAATACAAATCAGATACAATATCTGCTTAAGACAGTAATGAAAGCTGTCTGGAAACATCAGTTTTCCTGGCCTTTTCAGCAGCCAGTCGACGCGAAAAAGTTGAACTTACCTGATTACCACAAAATCATTAAGCAACCAATGGACCTGGGAACAATAAAGAAGCGTTTGGAGAATAACTATTACTGGTCGGCGAAGGAATGTATTCAAGACTTCAATACAATGTTTGCCAATTGTTATGTTTATAATAAACCTGGCGAGGATGTTGTGGTTATGGCGCAAACTTTAGAGAAATTATTCCTGAGTAAAATTGAAGGTATGCCGAAGGAAGAAGTGGAGTTGGAACCGCAAGCGCCGAAAGGAGCGAAAAAGAAACCACCACGACCGGCGACGGGAGCGGTACCTGCAGGTCCACGTGGTCGTCCAAGCTCTGCACTGGGTGGAACAGTTTCGTCGACAGGGCCGGTTACCCCAGTAGGAGCAACAGCCATCCCAGCAATTCCACCAATTGGTACTGTTCCACCACAAACAATACCGGGTAGCACAAACACCACAACGACGGCGGTTGCGCCTGCCCCAGTGCCTGCATTGGGAGCGGTGGCTGGGGCTGTACCGCCGGTTCAAGCGGGAGCAGCAAGTGCAGCGCACAATACGATCCCCGGAGCACCTGGTGGTGCTGCAGCTCAACCATCCGTGGTGGTGAATCCTAGTATTCTGCCAAGCTCACAGGGTGGAACTACAGCTGTACCACCTTATCATGTAAATAGTACACAACCGTCTGCAATGGACGCCGTTATACCTCCTCAACAACCCGCCAAAATGCGTAAAGGCATTAAAAGAAAGGCAGACACAACAACGCCAACTGCAAATGCATTCGAATCGCCATATACAGCTATTGATTCAAAGAGCGCTAAGATAGCTACGAGAAGGGAATCTGGACGACAGGTAAATAAG GAATTGACGCCATTCCAATCATCGAACTACCCAATGTCACCAATAACAGGTGCTCCCCCTGGAGCAcctaaaaacaaagaaaagttATCAGATGCATTAAAGTCTTGCAATGAAATTCTGAAAGAACTGTTTTCTAAGAAGCATTCGGGTTACGCATGGCCTTTCTACAAACCAGTCGACGCAGAGTTGTTAGGACTGCATGATTATCACGATATCATCAAAAAACCGATGGATTTAGGAACAGTTAAGCGAAAAATGGATAACCGTGAATACAAAACCGCACAAGAATTTGCTTCTGACGTTCGGTTGATTTTCACCAATTGTTATAAATACAACCCATCAGATCATGATGTGGTTGCCATGGGGCGAAAGTTGCAAGATGTGTTTGAAATGCGATATGCGAATATTCCCGATGAGCCTGTAACAAATACTGGATTTATTAAAAACGAGAGTGATTCTTCATCAGATGAATCTAGTGACTCTGAAATGGAATCGAACTCGGATGAAGAGAGAAGTGCGAAGCTGAAAATGCTTGAAGCAAAATTGCTGGACTTACAGGAAGAAATGCGAAAACTTCGCGAAGAAGCGTCGGTTAAAAAGAAagccaaaaagaaaatgaaagagaagaaaaagcaAGCGGCAGCAGCTGTGACAGGCGGAGCGCTGCCTGGGGCACCTGGTGAAATGAAAGTTGCGAGTGAATTGCATAGTCATGCAACGGCACATGGTGCAAATGCCACAAAAGGCATAACGCCGGCAGCAGCTGCACTGAACCCAGCGGTTAGCGGTTCAACGGGGGCAGCTGGAATTGCGCCAAATGCAACTGCGGCAGCAAATAACAAAGGTGCTAAAGTGAAAGGTCAACGAGGTCCAAAGCCTGGTGCGCCGAATGCTACCCAAACGGGTAAACGAGCTAAATCGTCGAATGCGGCTCCGGGTGCACCTCGTGGACCGGGCAAGAAGAAACCAAGTCAATCTATGAACTTCGACTCAGAAGAAGAAGATACTGCCAAACCTATGTCATACGACGAGAAGCGGCAGCTTTCACTTGATATTAATAAACTGCCAG GTGACAAATTGGGCAGAGTTGTACACATCATACAAAGTCGTGAACCATCACTACGAGATTCGAATCcagatgaaattgaaattgatttcgAGACACTGAAACCATCAACATTACGTGAACTCGAAAGCTATGTTGCATCATGTCTTCGTAAAAAACCTCGTAAGCCCTACT ACAAAAAACCATCAGGAAAGTCGAAAGATGAACAAATGGCTGAGAAAAAACAAGAACTGGAAAAACGGCTGCAGGACGTAACTGGTCAGCTAGGCACAGCGAAAAAGGCGGCCAAGAAAG atgaagcagcaaaAGTAGACGTAGTACCTTCTGGTCGCTTGTCATCAAGTTCTAGCTCTAGcgattcatcatcatctagTTCAAGTGACAGCAGCTCTAGTGATTCAAGTGATAGTGAAGCAG GTGTCGGTCGACCACCcagaaagaaaaaattgaaagattCCAGTTCACCATCAAGTTCC GCCCCACCAACAGCGACCACCACAACAGCCCCAATTGTATCACAACACCAGACATCAAATGCAGCCACCACACAGCAAACAAGCAACAATCTTCTGAACAATGACACAATAAGTAATAACAACTCGAACCAATCTAATAACTTGTCATCACCTTCACTGAATAATAACAATCAACAATCACAACAATCGGTAACGATACCAATGACCACAACGTATACACTCCCAACatcaaataataacaacaatacgACGACACCACAACAAAATAGTAACAAATTAGCCAATGTcccaaatataaataatttgccGGCAAATACTACTATTCCTTTACCGAATCCGTCGCCATCTTCAACGTCGTCTACGTCCTCTCAACAAAAAATCATGGAATCCACGAACAGTAAACGTGCCGCTTCTAACAGCATAGATGCAAACTTTAGTGGTGCTTTGGCGACAACCAGTGTGACAAACTCAATAGTTGTGGCGTCAGAAACGTCAGGATCGGCAAGTAGAATAGATGGGGTTGGGATAGATTCCGTTGCGCATCAGAATCCATCCCCAATGGGTGGAAATAATGGGAGTGGGACCGGCAGCGGTGGTATGAAAGTCTCGGCATCGAGTGCAATGCCAACTAAACCGATACCGTCATCACTATCTACATCTATGGGCAGTAATGGGGGTGGTGTTGTTGGCGGTAACAACGATCTAATGGCAAGTGGGCACACAGCATCATCCTCCCTACTGTCCATGACTTCAATAGGACCAAATAATAAACCCACAATGCAATTTGATGATCCCGTTGAACAATCACTTGCATCTCTTGAACAGCCCGCAATAGGAGGAGCTACCAAGGCGGATATGAATAATCTTCAGGGAAACAAGTTGAATAGCCTTCCAAGTAGCCAGGCACAGCAGGCGGTCCATAAGGACCTGTTAGCGCAAATGTCTTCAATGTTTGTGAAGGCAGAGGCCGGTATGAACGGTAATCACTTGACTTTGATGCAGCATCTTGGTTTAGAAGGACTAAATCATTTCTCTATGCTAGAACAAGGTATTCAAAATAACGGTTTCGTTGGAATGGATATTAGTGGAAATAATGGTCTAATGGATGCAATGCCGCAGAACGGAAACGGTTTACTTCTACCAAGTATGTCGGGAATTCCATCGATATTTGACCAGTTGCCGCACAGTATAAATCGGAATGATAGTGTACTAGGTGGCGTATTACCTCAATCTCTGATGCATCCACTATCTACTTCGGCTAGTAGCGGttcgaaaaaagaagaaagacttTTAATAACTCCTAAACCAATCGAATCAATGATGCCTAGTCCTCCCGATAAGAAAATGACTCCACCTCCTGATATGAAAATGGCGGGAGCGAATTTCGCGCAAGCCTTCAAAGCATCGAACAAtgaacaaaatttgaagaatgCCAGTTCATGGTCGTCGCTGGCCTCAGCAGGTTCACCACAAAATACACCGACTGCAAACAAATCGAAACCGGCAATGGATTCATTTCAACAATTCCGGaataaagcaaaagaaaaaatggATCGACAAAAATTATTAGAATTGCAGGAGTTGAGGCGTAGTCAAAAGGAAGCGGCAGAAAAGGAATTGAAGAGGCAGCAAGAGCAACATAAACAAAATAAACATCCGGAATTGGATAATGGAAG GAAAAGTGTTCATGATCCCCCAACTCCTGGCCGTGTTGACGATATAAAAGCATCTCCTCAAGGCGGAGGATCGCCTGGAGCGGCGGTTGCACAAACAGATCGATCGGCCGCAAAAAGAGCAGAATTGCGTCGTATGGAACAAGAGAGGAGACGACGAGAAGCG ATGGCCGGTCAAATCGATATGAATATGCAGAGTGATTTAATGGCGGCGTTCGAAGAATCGCTGTAA